A DNA window from Vigna angularis cultivar LongXiaoDou No.4 chromosome 1, ASM1680809v1, whole genome shotgun sequence contains the following coding sequences:
- the LOC108323814 gene encoding SH3 domain-containing protein 3, giving the protein MDALRKQATKFREQVAKQQQAVIKQFSSSGYESSDVVVIDEVEMQRHQQLEKLYRATRSGKDFQKEIVKAAETFTAIGYKHIETGTKLSEDCCKYGAENNSENILAKAASVYGDARKHVEKEHEELNRLLSTQVLDPLRQMINGAPLEDARHLGQRYSRMRQEAEALREEIVRRKIRVRESQTAEHVAKLHAAEAKMQELKANMAVLGKEASAALAAVEAQQQRLTFQRLVAMVEGEKTFHLRVAAILGEIEAEMVSDRQKKESAPPVTISENGSEKTMYFLAEATHPFSAESEKELSFSKGDFVVVRKVNPSGWSEGECNGRAGWFPSAYVEKRQRIPSSNSASEVF; this is encoded by the exons ATGGACGCTTTGAGGAAACAAGCCACCAAGTTCAGAGAGCAAGTTGCCAAACAGCAACAG GCTGTAATAAAGCAGTTCAGCAGTAGTGGTTATGAGAGCTCAGATGTTGTGGTCATTGATGAGGTCGAAATGCAGAGACATCAACAGCTGGAAAAGCTGTATAGGGCCACACGTTCAGGGAAG GACTTCCAGAAAGAAATTGTTAAAGCAGCCGAAACTTTTACAGCTATAGGTTACAAGCATATTGAGACAG GAACAAAACTTTCTGAGGATTGCTGTAAATATGGAGCAGAGAACAACAGTGAGAATATATTAGCTAAGGCTGCATCTGTATATGGTGATGCCCGGAAGCATGTAGAAAAGGAGCATGAAGAGTTAAATCGGCTTCTATCTACTCAG GTGTTAGATCCTTTGAGGCAAATGATCAATGGTGCACCTTTGGAGGATGCGCGCCATCTTGGTCAACGGTATAGTCGAATGAGACAAGAAGCAGAGGCACTG AGGGAAGAGATTGTTAGAAGAAAAATACGGGTTCGGGAATCTCAAACTGCTGAACACGTAGCCAAACTGCATGCTGCGGAAGCAAAGATGCAGGAGCTGAAAGCAAACATGGCAGTTCTAGGTAAAGAAGCTTCAGCTGCATTGGCTGCCGTTGAAGCACAGCAGCAGAGACTTACTTTTCAAAGGCTTGTTGCCATG GTTGAAGGAGAAAAGACTTTCCATTTAAGAGTTGCAGCTATTCTTGGTGAAATTGAAGCTGAG ATGGTCTCAGACAGACAGAAGAAAGAATCTGCTCCTCCAGTGACTATTTCTGAGAATGGCTCCGAGAAAACTATGTACTTCTTGGCTGAA GCAACGCATCCCTTCAGTGCTGAATCAGAAAAGGAACTGAGTTTTTCAAAGGGCGATTTTGTGGTTGTGCGAAAG GTGAACCCTTCAGGGTGGTCAGAAGGAGAATGCAATGGTAGAGCAGGATGGTTTCCTTCTGCATATGTGGAGAAAAGACAAAGAATCCCCTCTAGCAATTCAGCCAGTGAAGTTTTCTAG